One Deltaproteobacteria bacterium DNA window includes the following coding sequences:
- a CDS encoding SDR family oxidoreductase, translated as MMRLKGKKTLITGGGSGIGRAAAIIFNRHGSEVSIVGRREENLLITASMTDKSLAPCHAISGDIANRESAELIVKEAADKMGGMDILFNNAGLYSHGSVEDTDEEQWNSLIDINMKGTYLISKHAIEVMKIRGGTIINNASTLGLKPVPNTAAYSAAKAGVVSLTKSMALELAGDRIRVNCICPGVVETPIHEEMHGEGTADFLNEMASFHPLGRVGAPEDIAYAALFLASDEASWITGAVLPVDGGISCA; from the coding sequence ATGATGAGGCTAAAGGGAAAAAAGACATTAATTACCGGCGGAGGTTCGGGGATAGGGAGAGCAGCGGCCATCATATTTAACCGTCACGGCTCAGAAGTATCGATCGTTGGAAGAAGAGAAGAAAATCTTCTAATTACCGCCTCCATGACCGACAAATCCCTTGCGCCATGCCATGCAATCAGCGGCGATATTGCAAATAGGGAAAGCGCCGAATTAATTGTAAAAGAAGCCGCAGACAAAATGGGGGGAATGGATATCCTCTTCAACAATGCAGGTCTCTATAGCCATGGCAGTGTTGAAGATACGGACGAAGAACAATGGAATTCTCTCATCGATATAAACATGAAAGGGACTTACCTCATTTCAAAACATGCTATTGAGGTCATGAAAATCCGGGGGGGAACCATCATTAACAACGCTTCAACGCTTGGCCTCAAACCGGTGCCCAATACAGCCGCTTATTCAGCAGCAAAAGCGGGGGTTGTTTCGCTTACAAAATCAATGGCCCTTGAGCTCGCCGGAGACAGAATAAGGGTCAACTGCATCTGTCCCGGTGTCGTTGAAACACCCATTCACGAGGAAATGCATGGAGAAGGCACGGCCGATTTTCTCAATGAAATGGCTTCTTTCCACCCCCTTGGCCGTGTGGGAGCGCCGGAAGACATAGCCTATGCCGCCCTGTTCCTGGCTTCAGATGAAGCGAGCTGGATAACGGGCGCCGTGCTGCCCGTCGATGGCGGCATCAGTTGCGCATGA
- a CDS encoding acetylserotonin O-methyltransferase codes for MDKHLTIDDILNKARGFMESQLIFTAHQLKLFDHIGKGKISASKLSEKTGASKRGLTILLDALVSSAILNKWGDCYGNTDETMRYLCKKGVDCKGSTLDHMLGMRDMWMRLPEAVKRGTTPRKKEECLVTNRERNRSFILAMKEIGTPNAKIIADNLDLSPYKKLLDLGGGPGSYSMELLKKNPSMSAIIVDLPLTLEVAKEVIQAEGMQERIELKEGDFFNNPHCDLGNDCDAAIISNVLHIEGDAENRALLKNVYKAMQSPGIIIIHESIIEEDRVNPPDRAIFAVNMLVHTERGNCYTFHEMKGWLEEAGFKNIEFIDCFERPSLMVGYK; via the coding sequence ATGGACAAGCATCTTACAATCGATGACATTCTGAACAAGGCCAGGGGATTCATGGAATCCCAGCTTATCTTTACGGCTCACCAACTCAAGCTCTTTGATCATATCGGCAAAGGCAAGATAAGCGCCTCAAAACTTTCTGAAAAAACCGGTGCAAGCAAAAGAGGCCTTACCATCCTCCTTGACGCCCTTGTTTCATCGGCAATCCTCAACAAATGGGGAGACTGCTACGGCAATACCGATGAAACCATGAGGTACCTCTGCAAAAAGGGCGTTGACTGCAAAGGGTCAACACTGGATCACATGCTAGGGATGCGGGACATGTGGATGAGGCTCCCGGAGGCAGTCAAAAGAGGAACGACGCCAAGGAAAAAAGAGGAATGTCTCGTGACCAACAGAGAGCGCAACCGCTCCTTCATTCTTGCCATGAAGGAAATTGGCACTCCCAATGCAAAGATCATTGCCGACAACCTGGACCTCTCACCTTACAAAAAACTGCTCGACCTCGGCGGCGGGCCGGGAAGCTATTCGATGGAACTGCTCAAAAAGAATCCATCTATGTCGGCCATTATCGTCGATTTGCCGCTTACATTAGAAGTCGCAAAAGAAGTCATACAAGCAGAGGGAATGCAGGAAAGAATTGAACTCAAAGAAGGGGATTTCTTTAATAATCCCCATTGCGACCTTGGAAATGACTGCGATGCAGCTATTATCTCCAACGTCCTCCACATCGAAGGAGACGCTGAAAACAGGGCCCTGTTAAAGAATGTCTATAAGGCAATGCAATCACCGGGCATCATCATCATCCACGAATCGATTATCGAGGAAGATAGAGTCAACCCTCCCGACAGGGCCATATTCGCCGTCAACATGCTCGTTCATACAGAGCGGGGCAATTGCTATACCTTCCATGAAATGAAAGGCTGGCTCGAAGAAGCGGGCTTTAAAAATATCGAATTTATTGACTGCTTTGAAAGACCTTCGCTAATGGTGGGATA